The Drosophila sulfurigaster albostrigata strain 15112-1811.04 chromosome 3, ASM2355843v2, whole genome shotgun sequence genomic sequence CAGAATTACCGACAAGATTCACTTCCAATTGATGTCCCCATATTCGAGCAACTGAgcaatatgaataataataatatgaatcatatttatcatttttattgtgcaactgtttttaaacaaaatctCTTAACGATTAAGAACATTAAACAAATGATTAACGGTAGGTCATAAATGAGGagctgaaaattaaaaaaagataaattaGATAAAAACAACTTTAGAAAAAGATATTCTTACTTACCCGCCAAATGTAGACTTCTGGGTGTTGGTGTTGCCAGTTTGAGCCAGATTTCCAAAGGACAGACTCGTATCAGCGCCGCCCAGCGTTTCGAAAATGTTACCCTCGGCCGGCTTGGGTTGTCCTCCGAAAGCTGGTGGAGCGATCACATTGGGACTGTTGCCAAAGGTACCGAAGCCTTTAGGACTTCCGAATGTTGGAGCACCACCAAATGTGGGACTCGCACCAAAGGCTGGGCTGCCGCCAAAAACAGGTTTTGCTCCAAAGCCGCCAGCGGGTGACTGTGGATTCTGTGGTTGCGGTGAACCAAAGCCAGATTGAGCTACTGAACCGCCAGTGCTTTGGGCAAAGCCACTGCCAAATCCACCCGCGGCGGGAGTTGTTTGAGCAAATGAACCAAAGCCACCAGAACTATTGCCGCCACCGAATATGGAACCGCTATTGGCATTTGGCGAGGTGGCATTTGCTGGGCTTCCACCAAATACTGAGCCACCTCCGAATCCTGTTGCCGGTGCAGCGCTAGAAGTGCTAAATAAATTGCCCCCGCTTGCTGGAGCTGCTGAACCGAAAACACTCTGTCCAAAAATAGAGCCACCAGTGGACCCTGCTGCAGGCGGAGGACTCTGTGCGGTGCTACCGCTTCCAAAAATAGAAGTGCCGCCGAAGGGCGAAGCTGCAGTGCTGCTTGCACCGCCAAAGATGGAACCACCAACTGAGGTTGCAGATGGTGCAGGCGAACCAAAACCACCGGGCTTCACTGCAGCCGCTGCCTGGCCAAAAATATTTCCGCCGGAGCTGGCGGCTGATGCAGCTGGAGCGGCTGCTGGACTTCCACCAAACGTTGATGGACTCGTactggcagcagctgctgcgaaAAGGCCACTGGGTGGTGGAGCAGCAGCCGTAGTGGCTCCACCAAACACACTAGCCTCCGGCTTCGGGACACTACCAAATAGATTCGTGGGGGGCGGAGCAGCTGCAGTAGATGTTGGCGCTGCTTGGAATGGACTGGCGCCTGTACCAGTAGTCgatgcaaatgcatttccaCCGCCAAAGATCGAGCTGGATGTATTACTAGCTGTCGTTGCGCCAGTTGTCGGGGTAGCTAAAGGGGTAGCGGCTGCTGGCGCGCTGGGTGAGCCCAGGTTGCTGAATGCGTTCGAAAAGGAGAAGCTGATTCCTGGAGCTGCACTGCTGACCGCACTTGTAGTTACAGCCGGCGCAACGGATGCTCCAAATGTAGGTTGAACTGTAGCTGCGACAGTGGAGACgatggctgttgttgttgtaggtaCAGCTAATgaagatgttgttgttgaagtaGCAATTGCTggagctgttgttgcaactggcAATGCTGCGGTTGTAACTGCTGGAGATGCAATTGTTGCAGCAGTCTTACTGCCACCATCTGCTGCGCCTCCAAATATGCCCTTTGATGCTTCGCCCGATTGAAAGCTTGCAGTGTTAGCAGCAAATCCGCTAAAGATGTTTGCTGGTGGAGCATCTGCAGAATTGTTATACATGAAACACATGCAACTATACtggaaaaaggaaaagttaACAACTTACCTGCAGCTTTCTCCTTCACCTGGGGCTTACAGATGTTTATCGAACGGAAGGCATTCTCAGTAGGATCGGCATTGCTGGTGGACACTGCTGGCGCTACAACTATGCCACTGTCTTGCTCACCCAAAGCAGGAGGAGCAGCTGTTACAGCTGGCACAATAGGCTTACTTTTCGAGATGTTTGTAGGGCTTGCGATTCCGGCTGCAGCAGTTGATGGAATGGCAACAGCTGCTGGAACACTGGTTGCCTCCGCCGTGGTTACATTCGCAGCTTTGGGCGCCGCAGAGTTGCCCAACGAAGATCCGAAGCCTCCAAAGCTAAACGTACTGGAAGCATTACCCCCAATTGTGGTTCCCGCATTGCTACCAAAACCAGCAAAACTAAAAGGCTTCGGGGCAGGGTCGACTTTAGGAGTTGTCGGCTTAACGGTTGGAGTGCTGAACGTGGCACCAATAGTACCGGTAGATGGCTCTGCTGCGCTCTTGACAGGCTCGACGACAGTAGGCTTGAATTCCACTGGAGCTGGCACTTCTTTTTTGAGCTCAAGAGGCTTTGCCTGAATATCCTTGGGTTGCTCCACAACTGGTTTGGGTTTGCTTGCATCCAATGGTGTAGCACCAAAGCCCGCAAACAAACTGGGCGCAGCTCCAACTGGAGCGGGTGCTGGAGCTGGTGGTTTGGTTGTCATTGATAATCCACCGAACGACAACGCGGGCTGAGCTGGGCTGGCACCCATTTGACCAAAGCTGAATGAGAAAGCACTGCTAGTAGGCAACGTTGCAGGTGGCTTGGCAACATCAGCGCTGTTTGAATTTGTTGCCGGTGCTACAACAGGAGCCACTGTAGTCTTCGAAAAAGGACTGCTGCCCGAAAAGAAGCTGAAGCTCGATGGTGGTGGTGCGGCAGCAGTTGCAGGTAGCGCCGTCGCAGGTGCAGAACTAATTGGTGTAGGAGCTGGTGCTGAAATTGCGGGTGCAGACGCGACTATCGTCTTGGATGCTGTAGGTTTAGTCAGTTGGACACTGGTCACTGCAGCAGCTTGGGCTGCGGCCTGAGTGCTCTTATGAGCTGTCGAAGGTTTGGCAATGGCCGCAGCTGCCtttttgttctgttctgcTTTCAGTTTGGTCTCCAATATGACCTCTGATTTGATGCCAACACGATCAGGACGTTGCGGACTTATGATCTGTATTTTGTGGTGCTGCAGCAGATGA encodes the following:
- the LOC133846146 gene encoding nuclear pore complex protein Nup214; this translates as MALNAPNCKDTQDVQFKLHDKFVAFRKCGDLRSNVKLLAVSSSRDLLFAGNPAAPELKVIIIKDVVAAKSTGKQPMARRVVLPHIPNYMSCSADGNMLAINYTQSNGTSLLLIYAVQSFMTPDIRAMYNIRLAPEDFVHAVQLLWNPVLPNSLAVVLSNGGLGMYTLKEAGNFELHSLDKSQRVKCGCWSPKGKQLVLGFPDGRLQQFKPDLTPAKTLVCPPNVHEGPFDTIAVHWLSTFQFAVIFLQHGEDCSPALYIINAPKTGTPTYINYFDICYSLNGPRNHQFHFTHVQQWNLLLVSSANGVEVGVLGTAETGDTPSWEQLTLLDEARIELPLSEATQDETFPLGFVFDTSATHQLTINEKQLPSMPMVHVLGTDGTLLTFNFLNLQPGAASVCSPPPPLMDSSGQFYALNTLLGNDEQSITAAPVAVVAKPTAAVVDSSAPAQSDISFAFTPNTVTSTPAPAKEKPAPMFAGFGNASKTAAPPPTFAAQSAPLNFASAATAKPLQTTGFGGFGAATTTLPAAAPVFGLPVAGTVPNFGNLAAPTASIAAVPPSQPNAVVATAAIATSGKPNNSKPLYTVPPTFTPVAVAPTAASAVMKPSGKLADISTREVDDVIADIMGVQISAFNEQIEQQKQQTKALLSQIESPASIKFYAKRLDDLQELNDQANDVDFELDVQGLRHALSEAYAIMAECRAKLEGYRNPDITRLMSSTSFDAAGRRILSRLQSYLAANQAQLRLAQQHIDTQWEQYQDVLRRNSKSKMHMPCLEGIYQRLTRLQNMTSDQRIKQTNIKAKLKERGLLQTSLINQENNRNRNNEAVDTLADSILSMSLNQVVETNRAKLSQEKLQSIRHLLQHHKIQIISPQRPDRVGIKSEVILETKLKAEQNKKAAAAIAKPSTAHKSTQAAAQAAAVTSVQLTKPTASKTIVASAPAISAPAPTPISSAPATALPATAAAPPPSSFSFFSGSSPFSKTTVAPVVAPATNSNSADVAKPPATLPTSSAFSFSFGQMGASPAQPALSFGGLSMTTKPPAPAPAPVGAAPSLFAGFGATPLDASKPKPVVEQPKDIQAKPLELKKEVPAPVEFKPTVVEPVKSAAEPSTGTIGATFSTPTVKPTTPKVDPAPKPFSFAGFGSNAGTTIGGNASSTFSFGGFGSSLGNSAAPKAANVTTAEATSVPAAVAIPSTAAAGIASPTNISKSKPIVPAVTAAPPALGEQDSGIVVAPAVSTSNADPTENAFRSINICKPQVKEKAADAPPANIFSGFAANTASFQSGEASKGIFGGAADGGSKTAATIASPAVTTAALPVATTAPAIATSTTTSSLAVPTTTTAIVSTVAATVQPTFGASVAPAVTTSAVSSAAPGISFSFSNAFSNLGSPSAPAAATPLATPTTGATTASNTSSSIFGGGNAFASTTGTGASPFQAAPTSTAAAPPPTNLFGSVPKPEASVFGGATTAAAPPPSGLFAAAAASTSPSTFGGSPAAAPAASAASSGGNIFGQAAAAVKPGGFGSPAPSATSVGGSIFGGASSTAASPFGGTSIFGSGSTAQSPPPAAGSTGGSIFGQSVFGSAAPASGGNLFSTSSAAPATGFGGGSVFGGSPANATSPNANSGSIFGGGNSSGGFGSFAQTTPAAGGFGSGFAQSTGGSVAQSGFGSPQPQNPQSPAGGFGAKPVFGGSPAFGASPTFGGAPTFGSPKGFGTFGNSPNVIAPPAFGGQPKPAEGNIFETLGGADTSLSFGNLAQTGNTNTQKSTFGGSSFMTYR